CAATTAACAATGATTTTATTGCTCAAACAAGTAAAAATAATCATATTGAACTACTTCCTGTAACTGATCAAACAAGAGCTGAAGAATATCATCAAAAATATTTACAAAAGAATCCAAGTGGGTATTGTCACATAAATATCTTTTCTATACCTGATAAATATTTAAAAGATGAATATAAATAAAAATCATTTAGTACTGCAAATAGTACTAAATGATTTTTATTTATTCATTAATTCATTTTCTTTTTCTTTTGTAAGAGAATTAACTTTCTCAATTAAAATATCTACATTTTTCTGCACTTTTTCTAAATATTTCTTTTGGTCATCTTCTGAAAGTTCTTCATCAGCTTTAATCAATTTATTTACATCCTGTCTTACGTTTCTAATACCTACCTTAGCAGTTTCAGACAATTTACCTAAATTCTTAATCATTTCTCTACGTCTTTCAATAGTTAAAGTAGGAAAAGTTAATCTAATCTGATTCCCTTCATCAACAGGCATAATACCTAAATTAGCCTTTTCCATTGCTTTACAAATATCTTTAATTGAAGTAATATCATATGGTTTTATTAAAAGTTGTTGTGGTTCAGGTACACTTATATTAGACAATTCTTCAAGTGGTGTCATTGACTCATAATACAACACTTTTATACCTTTAATTATTTGAGGGTTAGCTCTTCCAGTTGAAATTTTTGACATTTCAAACTTAAAATGATTTATTGGTTTTTCGCTTTTCTCTTCAAGTTCTAGTAAATAATAATCTAGTTCCATTAGTTTGTTACCTCTGTATGTTTAATTTCGCCTTCTAGCGCTTTTAATATTGAATTCTCTTCTAAAAGGTTAAAAATAATTAAATTTATATTGTTATCTCTTGCCATACTTGTGGCAGTTAAATCCATAACTTGT
This Mycoplasmopsis cynos DNA region includes the following protein-coding sequences:
- the frr gene encoding ribosome recycling factor; this translates as MELDYYLLELEEKSEKPINHFKFEMSKISTGRANPQIIKGIKVLYYESMTPLEELSNISVPEPQQLLIKPYDITSIKDICKAMEKANLGIMPVDEGNQIRLTFPTLTIERRREMIKNLGKLSETAKVGIRNVRQDVNKLIKADEELSEDDQKKYLEKVQKNVDILIEKVNSLTKEKENELMNK